The genome window TTTAGGGCTGCGGGCGGTAGGCTGTGGCGTGTAGGAAAAGGCCGTCTGCCGCCGCGCGCCATCGCGTCGCTTCCTTGCCGCACTGATCGATCGGGAGCTCTGTCATCTCCTCCGCCGCATCGCCGACAGCCGAGAGCTCAGCCTCCCGCAAGTGGCCCCTCTATGTCCGGATCCTGATCGGCGTCGTGATCGGCGCCGCGATCGGGTTCCTGTTCCGCGACCAGCCGATCCTCGGCAGATGGACGAACGCCGACAACGGGACGCTGGCCGGTTTCTACATCGTGACGCTCACGACGCTGGCGACTCCCCTGATTTTCTTTGCGATCATTGAGGCGTTCGTCCACACGCAGTTCACCCGGCGGCAGGGGATCAAGATGTTCGCCATCTGCGCGGTGAACATCGCGGCGGCGTTCGCGATCGGGCTGACGATCCTCAACGTCTTTCAACCGGGGACGAAGTGGCGCGAGACGTTTGAGAAGCATGCTCAGCAGGCCGCCAAGGCGGACGGGGCCGGTTCGCTGAAGCAGGGGCGGGAGATGGCGAGCCATGCCACCGGTTCGTCCCTCTCGCCGCTCGTGATTCTGAAAGGCTACGTCCCGCAGAGCATTCTTCAGCCTTTCGCCGAGAACAAGGTCCTGACGATCGCCGTCATGGCGATCCTGATCGGGACGGCGATGCGGTCGCTGAAACGCGGCCGCAGCACGACGGCGGCCGGTGGAGCGTCCGATGCGGATAGCGGTGAGGCCGGGGAGCCGGCGGTCGATCTTGGCGCGGCGATGAGGACGTTCGAGGCGTTCGTCGTTGCCGGTTATCAGATCACGTTGTGGATTCTGCGATGGCTGATCGATCTGGCTCCGTATGCGATCTGCCTGGCGGTGGCGAACACGATCGGGATGATGGGGCTGGAGGCGATCCGGGCGCTGGGCGTTTTCATCATTACGGTTGTGGCGGCCCTGCTGATTCACTCTCTCGTGTACTACACGCTCTCGGCCTGGATCGTGGGCGGGAAGTCTCCCCGCGTGTACTTGGGCGAGGGGTTGCCGGCGATCCTGACCGGGCTGTCGATCAACAGCAGCCTCGCGACCGCGCCGCTGACGCTCGATGCGCTGCGGCGGATGAAGGTCAGTGACGCGTCAGCCCGGCTTTCGGCGTGTGTGGGGACGAACTTCAACAACGACGGGGTCACGCTGTACGAGGCGATTACGGCGCTGTTCGTCGCTCAGGCGATTGGTGCGGACTTTGGCGTATGGCAGCAGATCGGGATTCTGCTGGCGGCGCTGGTGGGGAGCATGGGGATTGCGGGGATCCCGAACTCGGGGCTGATCATTCTGGCGCTCGTTCTCAAGGCGGCGCAGTTCTCTGACGAGACGATTCAGTTGGTGCTGCCGCTCTTTTATGGGGTCGATGTGTTGTTGGGGCGGTTGCGGTCGGCGGTGAATGTGATGGGGGATTTGCAGGTGGCGATCCTGTTGGATGTGGGTGAGGAGAATGGGCCGGTCGTCGCGGCCGCGTCCTCGCCGTAGTGTTGAGAGCTCAATACCGGGTCCAGGGGGTACCCCTGGTGGGGGATGCAAGGGGGCAACGCCCTCTTGCCCGCCGGAGGCCTGGCCGTCGGAAGATGTCTGAAGGAGTGCGTGTCCAAGCGCGGACAACGTGTCGGATGTCCCTATATCAACCCGCAGGGATTCCAGGACGAGTGGTGAGTCCTCAACGCCGGTCCCACAAAGGGGACGCCCGTTGTGTCCCACGGTTCCTCATGGAAGAGGCCTCCGGCGGCAAGGGGGCGTGGCCCCCTTGACCCCTGGCTGCCGTGGCATGATGGGTTTGAGCTATGGACGCTGCGCCGGCCTGGACGGGGTTCGAGTCAACGGAATGAGCGCCTCTCGAGATCATTCCGGCCGCTCGATCTCGACGGAGTGGATCCCACTCCCCTCCGGAATCCCTCGCTCCCGAAGGCCGACACAGAAGTAGACGCCGTCCTCCACCACAGCCCCGCCCGCGTCAGCTTCCGGCACCGACAGGTGCTCGAAGAGGAGCAGCGCCATGACGCCATCAATCCTGGCATCCTGAGATCGCACCAGTCCGCACACCGTCAACGGCAGCGAGTCCTCCTCGATCCCCGGACACCCCGGTCGGAACGTCAACAACGAAACAACAAACCATCCCGTCGACATGAGGACACCACGAGAAGCGACCGCCCACATCCCCCTGTGAAGGCAACTTGTCTGCCAAACGGCGACCGATCGTCGTCCGGCGGTTTCTGCAAGCGAATCCGACCCGGACAGGCGACCGCGCGTGTCGAATCCGCGAAATGTGCCGTCATCCCGATGTCAGTCGCGCCGGCCGGGAATTGACGGAGCGGGAGCCGGGGATCAGAGTGCCGCCATGAATCGAGTCGCTGTCATCACGGGGGGCGCGCGCGGAATCGGCCTGGGGATCGCCCGGAGCCTCGCCGCGGAAGGTCTGGACCTGGTCCTCAACGGCGTCCGTCCCGAATCGGACGTCGCCGACGTCGTGGCCGACCTGGCGCGGACGGGGCGGAGGGTCGCCTACATCTCCGGTGACATCGGCGTGCCGGCGGACCGGGAGCGGCTCATCGCCGAGGCGATCTCGCGGATGGGCCGGATCGACGTCCTGGTCAACAACGCCGGGATCACGTCCCCCGGACGGAAGGACATCTTGGAGGCGACCGAAGAGGCCTTCGACCGCGTCATGGCGGTGAACCTCAAGGGGGCGTTCTTCCTGACGCAACTGGCGGCCCGGCAGATGATTCGGCAGCGGGAGCAGGTGCCGGGGCTGCGGGGCTATGTGATCAACGTCAGCTCGATCTCGGCGGACTTCGTCTCGGTGAACCGCGGCGACTACTGCCTCAGCAAGTCGGCCCTGGCGATGTCGACCCGGCTCTGGGCGGCCCGACTCGCGGAGTACGACATCGACGTCTTCGAGATCCGCCCGGGAGTCATCCGCAGCGACATGACCGCGGGAGTCGTCGAGAAGTACGACAAGCTCC of Planctomyces sp. SH-PL14 contains these proteins:
- a CDS encoding dicarboxylate/amino acid:cation symporter; translated protein: MLIGVVIGAAIGFLFRDQPILGRWTNADNGTLAGFYIVTLTTLATPLIFFAIIEAFVHTQFTRRQGIKMFAICAVNIAAAFAIGLTILNVFQPGTKWRETFEKHAQQAAKADGAGSLKQGREMASHATGSSLSPLVILKGYVPQSILQPFAENKVLTIAVMAILIGTAMRSLKRGRSTTAAGGASDADSGEAGEPAVDLGAAMRTFEAFVVAGYQITLWILRWLIDLAPYAICLAVANTIGMMGLEAIRALGVFIITVVAALLIHSLVYYTLSAWIVGGKSPRVYLGEGLPAILTGLSINSSLATAPLTLDALRRMKVSDASARLSACVGTNFNNDGVTLYEAITALFVAQAIGADFGVWQQIGILLAALVGSMGIAGIPNSGLIILALVLKAAQFSDETIQLVLPLFYGVDVLLGRLRSAVNVMGDLQVAILLDVGEENGPVVAAASSP
- a CDS encoding 3-ketoacyl-ACP reductase, with translation MNRVAVITGGARGIGLGIARSLAAEGLDLVLNGVRPESDVADVVADLARTGRRVAYISGDIGVPADRERLIAEAISRMGRIDVLVNNAGITSPGRKDILEATEEAFDRVMAVNLKGAFFLTQLAARQMIRQREQVPGLRGYVINVSSISADFVSVNRGDYCLSKSALAMSTRLWAARLAEYDIDVFEIRPGVIRSDMTAGVVEKYDKLLSEGLTLDRRWGEAEDVGRAAAMLVRGDLPYATGQVLRIDGGMTINRL